A genomic stretch from Thermococcus sp. MV5 includes:
- a CDS encoding pyridoxal phosphate-dependent aminotransferase: MALSDRLELVNPSEIRKLFDLAQGIEGVISLGIGEPDFDTPAHIKEYAKEALDRGLTHYSPNSGILELREAVAEKLKKHNKINADPKTQIMITVGTNQQILMGLSTFLKDNEEVLIPSPMFVSYAPAVILAGGKPIEVPTYEENEFRLSVDELKKYITPKTRALIINSPNNPTGAVLTKKDLEEIADFAVEHDLIILSDEVYEYFVYDGVKNYSMASLNGMFERTITMNGFSKTFAMTGWRLGFVAAPEWIIEKMIRFQMYNATCPVTFIQYAAAKALKDERSWEAIEEMRREYERRRNLVWKRLNEMGLPTVKPKGAFYIFPKIKDTGLSSKEFSELMIKEAKVVLVPGTAFGQAGEGYIRISYATAYEKLEEAMDRIEKVLKDKKLV, translated from the coding sequence ATGGCTCTAAGTGATAGACTAGAGTTAGTAAACCCTTCCGAAATAAGAAAGCTCTTTGATCTTGCACAAGGAATCGAAGGAGTCATTTCTCTAGGAATAGGGGAACCTGATTTTGACACCCCAGCACATATAAAAGAGTACGCAAAGGAAGCCCTTGACAGAGGACTAACTCATTATAGTCCGAATAGCGGTATTCTCGAGCTTCGGGAAGCAGTTGCAGAGAAACTTAAAAAGCATAACAAGATTAATGCAGATCCAAAGACTCAAATAATGATAACTGTGGGCACGAATCAGCAAATTTTAATGGGATTGAGCACTTTCTTAAAAGATAATGAAGAAGTTCTCATCCCCTCTCCCATGTTTGTAAGTTATGCTCCTGCTGTTATCCTGGCAGGAGGAAAACCTATTGAAGTTCCTACTTATGAGGAAAACGAATTTCGCTTAAGTGTTGATGAGCTTAAAAAATACATCACACCTAAGACAAGAGCACTCATTATAAACTCTCCAAATAACCCTACAGGAGCAGTTTTAACAAAGAAAGACCTCGAAGAGATAGCCGATTTTGCAGTAGAACACGATTTGATAATACTTAGTGATGAAGTCTATGAGTACTTTGTTTATGATGGAGTGAAAAATTACAGCATGGCCTCCCTTAATGGGATGTTTGAAAGAACAATAACAATGAACGGTTTTTCAAAAACATTTGCCATGACCGGATGGAGACTAGGATTTGTAGCAGCTCCTGAATGGATAATAGAGAAAATGATACGCTTTCAAATGTATAATGCGACCTGCCCAGTGACTTTCATCCAATATGCGGCTGCTAAGGCCCTAAAAGATGAAAGAAGCTGGGAGGCTATTGAAGAAATGCGAAGAGAATATGAAAGACGAAGGAATCTTGTCTGGAAAAGACTCAATGAAATGGGCCTCCCCACAGTAAAACCAAAGGGCGCCTTTTACATCTTTCCAAAAATCAAAGATACTGGGCTGTCAAGCAAAGAATTCAGCGAACTCATGATTAAGGAAGCAAAAGTTGTCCTAGTGCCAGGAACTGCTTTTGGACAAGCTGGTGAAGGCTATATAAGAATAAGCTATGCCACAGCGTATGAAAAGCTTGAAGAGGCTATGGATAGGATAGAGAAAGTCCTGAAAGATAAAAAGCTCGTTTGA